One genomic window of Punica granatum isolate Tunisia-2019 chromosome 1, ASM765513v2, whole genome shotgun sequence includes the following:
- the LOC116213807 gene encoding cation/H(+) antiporter 15-like: MDVSIVARSGKKAWIIGLSTFAFPMVLTILSSRALKSTLLADHKDDSLSLVAMLHATTTFHGVSCFLGDLKLLNSEVGRLALSSSMISGSLGYATVLISFGVNQIHPERANLGVFYIITMCAVAQFVLIKAGMGPFVSWMIRQTPRGQPLKESYLCYTVLLVLMCAFIGEVCGQHTFFGPILLGIALPAGSILAATLSDKFEGFITLVLLPLYFLACGGKTDLRSLDAATAFACALMALIGALTKFLAAVVPCVLFFNMIFRDAAILSLILSTVGVLDIQFYSRANQLGLIDAHCFSVMNTTSIIITGLISPMVQVLYDPSIRYISRKRQTIQDEPPNGELRVLACVHTEEQVPEIIDLLRVSNPTKQSPLGIYLIHLRELIGGAAPKFVSLESGPSLTSDSITNAFLIFERSNESVVSVQPFTAIAPFTSMHNDVCTLALDRGVSFTVLPFHCQWNSDGYVVNSPKIREFNRKVLSKAPCSVGILINRRSSDAADLSVIEGAISTPRVGVFFTGGPDDREALAYATCIAKQPDVKVTVVRFISSMENIEDEEEKSLDEEVISEFKLRGVGSKRARDVYKEEIVMDSVEICEVIRSMENSFDLILVGRRYVESPLMEWNEFPELGFIGDILASGDFHGKVLALVVQQHRYGGGKERDIGGSSRFSDIDLTHQTSFTPLQGNQKFAGLIT; this comes from the exons ATGGATGTCTCGATAGTTGCAAGGTCAGGGAAGAAAGCTTGGATCATTGGCCTCTCGACCTTTGCATTCCCGATGGTCCTCACTATCCTATCCTCCAGAGCCCTCAAATCCACTCTGCTCGCTGACCACAAAGACGACTCCCTCAGCCTAGTTGCCATGCTCCATGCCACCACGACTTTCCATGGTGTATCTTGCTTCTTGGGAGACCTCAAACTCCTAAACTCTGAGGTGGGTCGGCTCGCGCTCTCCTCCTCTATGATTAGCGGATCCCTAGGCTACGCTACCGTTCTTATCTCCTTTGGGGTCAACCAGATCCACCCCGAGAGGGCCAACTTGGGAGTATTCTACATCATCACCATGTGCGCCGTCGctcagtttgtccttatcaaagCCGGGATGGGACCGTTTGTTTCTTGGATGATAAGGCAAACCCCGCGAGGGCAGCCACTCAAGGAATCCTACCTTTGCTACACTGTCTTGCTAGTCCTGATGTGTGCTTTCATTGGCGAGGTCTGTGGACAGCACACTTTCTTCGGGCCAATCCTCTTGGGGATCGCCCTGCCAGCAGGGTCCATTCTGGCAGCAACTTTGTCCGATAAGTTCGAGGGCTTCATCACGCTCGTGCTTCTCCCACTCTACTTCCTAGCCTGTGGTGGGAAGACGGATCTGAGAAGCCTAGACGCGGCGACCGCCTTCGCCTGTGCCCTCATGGCCTTAATAGGGGCCCTGACCAAGTTCCTGGCGGCTGTGGTCCCCTGCGTTCTCTTCTTCAACATGATCTTCAGGGATGCCGCCATCCTCAGCCTCATTCTTAGCACTGTCGGAGTACTCGACATTCAGTTCTATAGCCGCGCCAATCAGCTCGGG CTCATCGACGCCCACTGCTTCAGTGTGATGAACACAACGTCCATCATTATAACGGGCCTCATATCGCCAATGGTGCAAGTGCTATACGATCCCTCAATCCGGTACATTTCCAGGAAGAGGCAGACGATACAGGATGAGCCGCCCAATGGGGAGCTTCGGGTCCTGGCATGTGTCCACACTGAGGAACAGGTACCGGAAATTATCGACCTCCTCCGGGTCTCAAACCCGACAAAGCAGAGTCCCCTGGGGATCTATCTCATCCACCTCAGGGAGCTCATAGGCGGCGCTGCCCCAAAGTTTGTGTCCCTCGAGTCCGGTCCTTCACTCACCTCCGACAGCATAACCAATGCGTTCCTAATCTTTGAGAGGAGCAATGAGTCGGTTGTGTCCGTCCAGCCTTTCACGGCGATTGCACCTTTCACCTCGATGCACAACGACGTGTGCACCCTCGCACTGGACCGGGGGGTCTCCTTCACCGTGCTGCCCTTCCACTGCCAGTGGAACTCTGATGGGTACGTGGTGAACTCGCCAAAGATCCGGGAGTTCAATAGGAAGGTACTCAGCAAGGCCCCATGCTCGGTTGGGATTCTCATCAACCGCCGCAGTTCTGATGCCGCAGACCTTTCAGTGATCGAAGGGGCTATCTCGACCCCCCGGGTTGGGGTTTTCTTCACCGGCGGACCCGATGATCGCGAAGCCCTGGCCTACGCTACGTGCATCGCCAAGCAGCCAGACGTGAAGGTAACTGTGGTGAGGTTCATTTCATCCATGGAGAACATCgaggatgaggaggagaagagTCTTGACGAGGAAGTGATCAGCGAGTTCAAGCTGCGCGGAGTCGGGAGCAAGAGGGCGAGGGACGTCTACAAGGAGGAGATTGTGATGGACAGCGTAGAAATCTGCGAAGTGATCCGATCCATGGAGAACTCGTTCGACCTGATACTGGTTGGGAGGCGGTACGTGGAGTCACCTCTGATGGAATGGAACGAATTTCCTGAACTAGGATTCATCGGAGACATCCTTGCTTCCGGGGATTTCCACGGGAAGGTTTTGGCATTGGTAGTGCAACAACACAGGTATGGAGGAGGGAAGGAGAGGGATATAGGGGGCAGTTCGAGGTTCTCGGATATTGATCTCACTCATCAAACATCCTTCACTCCTCTTCAAGGCAACCAAAAATTTGCAGGGTTGATCACCTAG
- the LOC116191955 gene encoding uncharacterized protein LOC116191955 — protein MEPAAGKHSLLRNVLVRVFLLGVLLIGVRFAYVITIAGESCNLGDFCFFSIPENLSLVTPSSGVAVNRAVRPAGTAAPPSRADLYTSKDWIKAVRFYSSVFHDLAAEGFLSPSSKSLCIETPTGQDVFALKEIGVADSIGTSKKASKPLVISRKPHSLRFDDNTFDFIFSGGGRFDGLSLPLDVASEISRVLKPEGVVVVHVRANDTYSFNSFIGLFNCCQLLKSHDFDGFDASLPKIREIVLKKYSDFNILSQPVKKPGGISSANKCLVPDYKQQLVRDAEPLIPEEPLKPWITLKRNLKNIKYLPTLVDISFKNRYVYVDVGARSYGSSIGSWFRKQYPKQSKKFEVYAIEADKTFHNEYKSKKGVTLLPYAAWVKNETLSFEITRDPGQKADAEGRGMGRIQSVESSKTFDGEVATILGFDFADWLKRSVTEKDFVVMKMDVEGTEFDLIPRLIENGAICLIDELFLECHYNRWQRCCPGERSSKYEKTYGQCLELFNSLRQRGVLVHQWW, from the coding sequence ATGGAGCCGGCCGCAGGAAAACATAGCTTGCTGAGGAACGTCCTGGTGCGGGTGTTCCTATTAGGCGTGCTGCTCATCGGCGTCCGTTTCGCCTACGTCATCACGATCGCCGGCGAGTCCTGCAACCTCGGCGACTTCTGCTTCTTCTCCATTCCCGAGAATCTAAGCCTCGTCACCCCCAGCTCCGGCGTTGCCGTCAACCGCGCCGTCAGACCTGCCGGAACCGCCGCTCCCCCGAGCCGAGCCGATCTCTACACGAGCAAGGACTGGATCAAGGCCGTCCGTTTCTACTCGTCGGTGTTCCACGATCTGGCGGCGGAGGGGTTCCTCTCACCGAGCTCGAAGTCCCTCTGCATTGAGACCCCGACCGGACAGGACGTATTTGCTCTGAAGGAGATTGGAGTCGCGGACTCGATTGGAACCTCGAAGAAGGCTTCAAAACCGCTGGTCATCTCCCGCAAACCTCACAGCCTGCGGTTTGACGATAACACCTTTGATTTTATCTTCTCAGGCGGCGGTCGCTTCGATGGATTATCGCTGCCGTTGGACGTGGCCTCTGAGATCTCGCGCGTGCTGAAGCCTGAGGGCGTCGTGGTGGTCCACGTAAGGGCTAACGATACATACAGTTTCAATTCATTCATTGGTTTGTTCAATTGCTGCCAGCTCTTGAAATCGCATGATTTTGATGGTTTCGACGCTTCTTTGCCGAAAATACGAGAGATAGTCTTGAAGAAATACAGTGATTTTAACATTCTTAGCCAGCCGGTGAAGAAACCCGGTGGCATTTCATCAGCGAATAAGTGCTTGGTCCCGGATTATAAACAACAACTGGTCCGGGACGCGGAGCCATTGATCCCAGAGGAGCCACTGAAGCCATGGATTACTTTGAAAAGGAATTTGAAGAACATAAAGTATCTTCCCACACTTGTCGATATAAGTTTCAAGAATAGGTATGTGTATGTAGATGTCGGAGCTAGGAGTTACGGTTCTAGTATAGGAAGTTGGTTCAGGAAACAATACCCgaaacagagcaagaaattcGAGGTGTATGCGATCGAGGCTGATAAGACCTTCCACAATGAGTACAAGTCGAAAAAGGGCGTCACTTTACTGCCGTATGCAGCTTGGGTGAAGAACGAGACGCTGTCCTTTGAGATAACCCGAGACCCCGGTCAGAAAGCCGATGCCGAGGGAAGAGGGATGGGGAGGATTCAGTCGGTCGAATCGTCAAAGACATTTGACGGAGAGGTTGCCACCATTCTGGGGTTTGATTTTGCTGATTGGTTGAAGAGGTCGGTGACGGAGAAGGATTTTGTGGTGATGAAGATGGACGTGGAGGGGACAGAGTTCGACTTGATCCCGAGGCTGATTGAGAACGGAGCGATCTGTCTGATCGACGAGCTGTTCCTCGAGTGCCATTACAACCGGTGGCAGAGGTGCTGCCCGGGCGAGAGGAGCTCGAAGTACGAGAAGACTTACGGACAGTGCTTGGAGCTATTTAATTCTCTCCGGCAAAGGGGAGTCCTAGTCCATCAATGGTGGTGA
- the LOC116213826 gene encoding patellin-6 produces the protein MESPSPQLPGMEAASASPSPKVLKKGFVTTLMEAAALRSPSFKEDTYFVSHLKPSEQKALRDLRDKLAAAHSDSGGDSPSPTMWGIPLLSPGDDRSDVVLLKFLRARDFRVADAYAMLDKCLAWRREFGAEGVAEEELGFKELEGVVAYMHGSDREGHPVCYNAYGVFRDRDMYERVFGDEEKLKRFLRWRVQVLERGIKLLHFKPGGVNSIIQVTDLKDMPKRELRVASNHILSLFQDNYPEMVARKIFVNVPWYFSVLYSMFSPFLTQRTKSKFVICKEGNVAETLYKFIRPEDVPVQYGGLSRPSDVQNGPPKPASEFTLKGGEKVNIQIEGIEANATITWDIVVGGWDLEYSAEFVPNAEGSYTVAVDKPRKVAPSEEAIHNAYASREAGKLVLSVDNSASRRKKVAAYRYIVRKSTAF, from the exons ATGGAGTCTCCGTCGCCTCAGCTACCCGGGATGGAGGCCGCCTCCGCCTCACCCTCCCCCAAGGTCCTGAAGAAAGGCTTCGTCACCACTCTAATGGAGGCCGCCGCCCTCCGGTCCCCTTCCTTCAAGGAGGACACCTACTTCGTCTCCCACCTCAAGCCCTCCGAACAGAAGGCCCTCCGGGACCTGAGGGACAAGCTCGCCGCCGCCCACTCCGATAGCGGCGGGGACAGCCCCAGCCCCACCATGTGGGGGATCCCCCTGCTTTCCCCCGGCGACGACAGATCCGACGTCGTCCTCCTGAAGTTCCTGCGGGCGAGGGACTTCCGGGTCGCGGACGCCTACGCGATGCTGGACAAGTGCCTGGCCTGGAGGCGGGAGTTCGGGGCGGAGGGGGTGGCGGAGGAGGAGCTGGGGTTCAAGGAGCTGGAGGGGGTGGTGGCGTACATGCATGGCAGCGACCGGGAGGGCCACCCGGTGTGCTACAACGCGTACGGGGTGTTCAGGGACAGGGACATGTACGAGAGGGTGTTCGGGGACGAGGAGAAGCTGAAGAGGTTCCTGAGGTGGAGGGTGCAGGTGCTGGAGAGAGGGATCAAGCTCCTCCACTTCAAGCCCGGCGGCGTCAACTCCATCATCCAGGTCACCGACCTTAAGGACATGCCCAAGCGTGAGCTCCGCGTGGCCTCCAACCACATTCTCTCCCTCTTCCAGGACAACTATCCTGAAATGGTCGCCCGCAAG ATATTTGTCAATGTGCCGTGGTACTTCAGCGTGCTGTACTCCATGTTCAGCCCCTTCCTGACTCAGAGGACCAAGAGCAAGTTCGTCATCTGTAAGGAAGGAAACGTTGCCGAAACTCTCTACAA GTTTATAAGGCCGGAAGATGTTCCGGTTCAGTATGGTGGACTGAGTCGACCCAGTGACGTACAGAATGGTCCACCAAAACCGGCATCGGAGTTCACCCTCAAGGGAGGGGAGAAAGTTAATATCCAAATTGAGGGCATTGAG GCCAATGCGACCATAACATGGGACATTGTTGTGGGCGGCTGGGACCTGGAGTACAGCGCTGAGTTCGTCCCTAACGCGGAGGGCAGCTACACGGTAGCCGTGGATAAGCCGAGGAAAGTTGCCCCTTCAGAAGAGGCCATCCACAATGCGTACGCATCTAGGGAGGCAGGAAAGCTGGTCCTATCGGTCGATAACTCGGCCTCTCGCCGAAAGAAAGTCGCAGCCTACCGGTACATAGTCCGGAAATCAACGGCGTTCTAG
- the LOC116213834 gene encoding aldose reductase, with product MAQATFKPEDQKTQHFNLLSGHSIPAVGLGTWKSGSKADDAVSTAIIEAGYRHIDTAWQYGVQEEVGVALRAVMQAGVKRKDLFITSKLWCTELSPDRVRTAFNNTLQELQLDYLDLYLIHWPFHLQEGASRPPKPGEVLEFDMEGVWREMEKLVEENLIRDIGVCNFTLKKLTKLMDFAQIMSSVCQMEMHPGWKNDKMLEACKNSGIHVTAYSPLGSQGGGGRDLIHDQTVERVAKKLNKTPGQVLVKWALQRGISVIPKSSNPERIRENIQVFGWELPKEDFEALCRIQNQKRVLDGEELSVNKEAGPYRSVADLWDHED from the exons ATGGCGCAGGCAACGTTCAAACCGGAGGATCAGAAGACGCAGCACTTCAACCTGCTGAGTGGCCATTCCATTCCTGCCGTCGGACTGGGTACTTGGAAATCCGGTTCCAAAGCCGATGACGCCGTCTCCACTGCCATCATCGAG GCTGGCTACAGGCACATTGACACTGCTTGGCAATATGGAGTTCAAGAAGAG GTAGGAGTTGCCCTCCGAGCAGTGATGCAGGCCGGAGTCAAGAGGAAAGATCTTTTTATCACATCTAAGCTATG GTGCACCGAGTTGTCCCCAGACAGGGTTCGAACTGCGTTCAACAACACCCTTCAAGAGCTGCAACTCGACTACCTCGACCTCTATCTA atccactggCCCTTCCATTTGCAAGAAGGAGCGAGCAGGCCTCCAAAGCCAGGGGAGGTGTTGGAGTTTGACATGGAAGGTGTTTGGAGAGAGATGGAGAAGCTTGTTGAGGAAAATCTTATTCGGGACATAGGTGTCTGCAATTTCACCCTCAAGAAGCTCACGAAGTTGATGGATTTCGCTCAAATCATGTCCTCTGTGTGTCAG ATGGAGATGCACCCTGGATGGAAAAATGATAAGATGCTGGAAGCCTGCAAGAACAGTGGAATCCACGTTACT GCATATTCTCCATTGGGTTCACAAGGTGGAGGAGGTCGGGATCTAATCCATGACCAGACGGTCGAAAGAGTGGCGAAGAAACTGAACAAGACCCCGGGCCAGGTGCTGGTGAAGTGGGCCCTCCAGAGAGGCATCAGCGTGATCCCGAAGTCGAGCAATCCGGAGAGGATCAGAGAGAACATTCAGGTATTTGGGTGGGAACTACCTAAGGAAGACTTCGAGGCACTCTGCAGGATCCAGAATCAG AAACGAGTGCTGGATGGCGAAGAACTGTCTGTGAACAAGGAAGCGGGACCTTACAGGAGCGTAGCAGATCTTTGGGATCATGAGGATTGA
- the LOC116213817 gene encoding probable protein phosphatase 2C 73, giving the protein MGACCSKNIDDFGYEDIEPEEWETDGEDVLGEGDCGAKIRLKGSSSFVSVFSKQGKKGVNQDALTVWEEFTGEKDVLYCSVFDGHGPSGHEVAHRVRDKLPSKLSSAIKRSQVKASNIDLMDKDDSEEEEKEEDDGRSGNSTNSRDEDSTNSSLLLSSWEASFIRSFKDMDDDLKNDSTVDCFCSGTTAVSIVRLGDHLMVANLGDSRAVLCTRGQKNQLVPVQLTVDLKPNIPSEVERIRKCKGRVFAIEHEPEVFRIWMPDENCPGLAMARAFGDFCLKDYGLISQPDLSYRKIMPSDEFVVLATDGIWDVLTNNEVIKVVSSVRTRSLAAKVLVARAVRAWRTKYPGYKIDDCAVICLFFKEAEPSEQPELNAPKGQSGQGAPNPPGPAKGKKNVSPAAGKKEKDNEEWNALEGVTRVNSLIKLPRLSSILHRRKAAKDHGDASETRSIADETRSIADEARSISVLQ; this is encoded by the exons ATGGGTGCATGCTGCAGCAAGAACATTGATGACTTTGGGTACGAGGATATAGAGCCTGAGGAATGGGAGACTGATGGAGAGGATGTTCTTGGAGAAGGAGATTGTGGGGCTAAAATAAGGCTCAAAGGGTCTTCGAGTTTTGTCTCTGTGTTCTCCAAACAGGGCAAGAAAGGTGTCAACCAAGACGCCTTGACCGTTTGGGAG GAGTTCACTGGCGAAAAAGATGTGCTGTACTGCAGCGTCTTCGACGGCCATGGTCCCTCTGGTCATGAGGTGGCCCACCGCGTGAGGGACAAGTTGCCTTCTAAGCTCTCTTCAGCGATCAAACGGTCCCAAGTTAAAGCAAGCAACATCGACCTCATGGACAAAGATGActccgaagaagaagaaaaggaagaagatgacgGGAGAAGTGGAAATTCAACGAATAGCCGAGATGAAGATAGCACTAACAGTTCCTTGCTTCTCTCATCTTGGGAGGCAAGTTTCATCAGATCGTTCAAGGACATGGATGATGACCTCAAAAATGATTCCACGGTTGACTGCTTCTGCAGCGGGACCACAGCAGTGAGCATAGTTAGATTG GGTGACCACTTGATGGTGGCAAACTTGGGGGATTCCCGCGCAGTCCTCTGCACGAGAGGGCAGAAGAATCAGCTCGTTCCCGTCCAACTCACAGTTGATTTGAAGCCGAATATCCCAA GTGAGGTTGAAAGGATCAGGAAATGCAAAGGAAGAGTTTTTGCAATAGAACATGAGCCTGAAGTGTTCAGAATATGGATGCCTGACGAGAACTGCCCTGGACTAGCTATGGCTCGGGCTTTCGGAGACTTCTGCTTGAAAGATTACGGTCTCATATCACAGCCCGACCTTTCCTACAGAAAGATCATGCCGAGTGATGAGTTTGTTGTCTTAGCCACTGATGGG ATATGGGATGTACTAACCAATAATGAAGTCATCAAGGTAGTGTCATCTGTAAGAACCAGATCGCTGGCTGCTAAAGTGTTAGTAGCTCGGGCAGTTCGGGCCTGGAGAACAAAGTACCCAGGCTACAAGATAGATGACTGTGCGGTCATTTGCTTGTTCTTCAAGGAAGCTGAACCTTCAGAACAGCCCGAGCTCAACGCGCCAAAGGGTCAGTCTGGGCAAGGCGCTCCTAATCCGCCTGGACCTGCTAAGGGCAAGAAAAATGTGAGCCCTGCGGctggaaagaaagagaaggatAATGAGGAGTGGAATGCTCTCGAAGGAGTGACTCGTGTCAATTCTCTAATAAAGCTTCCTCGACTTTCTAGTATCTTGCACCGGAGAAAAGCAGCCAAAGATCATGGGGATGCCAGTGAAACTCGCTCTATTGCCGATGAAACACGCTCCATTGCCGATGAAGCTCGCTCCATTTCCGTCCTTCAGTGA